From Candidatus Manganitrophus morganii, the proteins below share one genomic window:
- a CDS encoding ATP-binding protein codes for MEKVNILLVDDHPENLVALEAILDSPFYRLIKAASGVEALKHLLLDEFALILLDVAMPDLDGFETAVLIKKRPKLRDIPIIFLTAFSKDEPFIFRGYSVGAVDYVFKPFEPMVLRSKVAVFAELFRNREQIKRQGELLRQSERREHERRFLEQEWASQKRYRHLADAVPQIIWTAGRDGAVDYFNQQWHLYTGLTLEQCEGWKWKRAIHPEDLPRLLQQWREALQAGERLEVECRLKQADGTFRWHLFRAIPEAENGVIIAWLGTATDIDYQKQAEAFLKQKTLEAEEGNRLKSEFVSNVSHELRTPLHAILGYSDLLSEESGIKEEQSGWVKGIHRNASDLLDLVNNLLDLSKIESGKMPLSLKQIDLKEVVPGFFDNIGSLTNDKEIQINLMVDENLRVIQTDPLKIRQIFLNLLSNAIKFTERGVITTTLSNREGGILLTIQDTGIGMRPEDLPYIFDPFRQIDGSTTRKAGGSGLGLAIVKNAVTALNGTIEVQSEPGKGSTFKVFLPEFPFDRFKPVKSRIESHPDKG; via the coding sequence ATGGAAAAGGTAAACATCTTATTGGTCGATGACCACCCGGAGAACCTCGTCGCGCTGGAAGCAATCCTCGATTCTCCTTTCTACCGTCTGATCAAAGCCGCCTCGGGGGTGGAGGCATTGAAACATCTTCTGCTGGACGAGTTCGCCCTCATCCTCCTCGACGTCGCCATGCCCGACCTGGACGGGTTCGAGACCGCCGTTTTGATTAAAAAACGCCCGAAGCTTCGCGATATTCCGATCATCTTTCTGACCGCCTTCAGCAAAGATGAGCCGTTCATCTTCAGAGGCTACTCCGTCGGGGCGGTCGATTACGTCTTCAAGCCGTTCGAGCCGATGGTGTTGCGGTCCAAAGTGGCGGTTTTCGCCGAGCTGTTCAGAAACCGCGAGCAGATCAAAAGACAGGGGGAGCTGCTTCGTCAAAGCGAACGGCGGGAGCATGAACGGCGGTTTCTGGAGCAGGAATGGGCGAGCCAGAAGCGTTATCGTCACCTGGCCGATGCCGTCCCCCAAATCATCTGGACCGCCGGTCGCGACGGCGCCGTCGATTACTTCAATCAGCAGTGGCATCTTTATACCGGCTTGACTTTGGAGCAGTGCGAGGGGTGGAAGTGGAAGCGGGCGATCCATCCCGAAGACCTCCCGCGCCTGCTGCAGCAGTGGCGGGAGGCGCTCCAAGCGGGGGAGCGGCTGGAAGTTGAATGCAGGTTAAAGCAGGCCGATGGAACCTTCCGGTGGCATCTGTTCCGTGCGATTCCCGAGGCCGAAAATGGGGTGATCATCGCCTGGCTCGGCACGGCGACCGATATCGATTATCAAAAACAAGCGGAAGCGTTCTTGAAGCAAAAGACGCTGGAGGCGGAGGAGGGAAACCGGCTCAAGTCGGAATTCGTTTCCAATGTTTCCCATGAGCTGCGGACGCCGCTCCACGCGATCCTCGGCTATTCCGATCTTTTATCGGAGGAGAGCGGAATCAAGGAAGAGCAGAGCGGGTGGGTCAAAGGGATTCATCGAAACGCCTCGGACCTTCTCGATCTCGTCAACAACCTTCTTGATCTCTCCAAAATCGAATCGGGGAAGATGCCCCTCAGCCTCAAACAGATCGACCTCAAGGAAGTGGTTCCGGGGTTCTTTGATAATATCGGGAGCTTGACGAACGACAAGGAAATTCAGATCAACTTGATGGTCGATGAAAACCTCCGGGTCATCCAGACCGACCCGCTGAAAATTCGACAGATCTTTTTGAACCTCCTTTCCAATGCCATCAAATTTACGGAGCGGGGGGTCATCACCACCACCTTGTCGAATAGAGAGGGGGGGATTCTTCTCACGATTCAGGATACCGGCATTGGAATGCGGCCTGAAGACCTCCCTTATATTTTCGATCCCTTTCGACAGATCGACGGCTCCACCACCCGAAAGGCCGGCGGGAGCGGATTGGGTCTGGCCATCGTTAAAAATGCAGTCACGGCGCTCAACGGAACGATCGAGGTCCAGAGCGAGCCTGGGAAGGGATCTACCTTCAAAGTTTTTCTTCCCGAATTTCCATTTGATCGGTTCAAACCTGTGAAGTCGCGGATTGAATCGCACCCGGATAAAGGATAA
- a CDS encoding HAMP domain-containing protein, whose protein sequence is MATSSMEKTAKSTPASKQKAKTNRAGSAKNGRSQAGGGGESMLGTLLEALKAVKAGDFSVRMPVVKNGIMGEIARAFNDVVDLNEGMAEEFVRVGTIVGQEGKMTERASLGTVSGAWATSIDSVNTLIGDLVRPTTEVGRVITAVAHGDLSQKMVLEIEGKPVKGEFLRIGTTVNTMVDQLSSFAAEVTRVAKEVGTEGKLGGQADVKGVSGTWKDLTDNVNQLAGNLTSQVRNIAKVTTAVAKGDLSQKITVDAKGEILELKNTINVMVDQLNSFAAEVTRVAKEVGTEGKLGGQADVKGVSGTWKDLTDNVNQLAGNLTSQVRNIAKVTTAVAKGDLSQKITVDAKGEILELKNTINVMVDQLSSFAAEVTRVAKEVGTEGKLGGQAEVRGVSGTWKDLTDNVNAMAANLTVQLRDVSKVATSIANGDLGQKITVTVKGEILQIKDVINKMVDQLSSFASEVTRVAKEVGTEGKLGGQAEVKGVSGTWKGLTENVNFMASNLTSQVRNIAQVATAVAKGDLSQKITVDAKGEILELKNTINVMVDQLNSFSAEVTRVAKEVGTEGKLGGQADVKGVSGTWKGLTENVNFMASNLTSQVRNIAQVATAVAKGDLSQKITVDAKGEILELKNTINVMVDQLNSFAAEVTRVAKEVGTEGKLGGQAEVKGVSGTWKGLTDNVNQLAGNLTSQVRNIAKVTTAVAKGDLSQKIEVDAKGEILELKNTINVMVDQLRSFAAEVTRVAKEVGTEGKLGGQAEVKGVSGTWKDLTDNVNQLAGNLTSQVRNIAKVTTAVAKGDLSQKITVDAKGEILELKNTINVMVDQLRSFAAEVTRVAKEVGTEGKLGGQAEVKGVSGTWKDLTDNVNQLAGNLTSQVRNIAKVTTAVAKGDLSQKITVDAKGEILELKNTINVMVDQLSSFAAEVTRVAKEVGTEGKLGGQAEVKGVSGTWKDLTDNVNQLAGNLTSQVRNIAKVTTAVAKGDLSQKITVDAKGEILELKNTINTMVDQLNSFAAEVTRVAKEVGTEGKLGGQADVKGVAGTWKDLTDNVNQLAGNLTSQVRNIAKVTTAVAKGDLSQKITVDAKGEILELKNTINVMVDQLNSFSAEVTRVAKEVGTEGKLGGQAEVKGVSGTWKDLTDNVNFMASNLTTQVRGIVKVVTAVANGDLTRKLVVEAKGEIAALADTINSMTDTLRIFADQVTDVAREVGIEGKLGGQAKVPGAAGTWKDLTDNVNQLAGNLTTQVRAIAEVATAVTKGDLTRSITVEAQGEVSALKNNINQMIANLKDTTQKNMEQDWLKTNLAKFSGMMQGQKDLKAISRLIMSELTPLISAHHGAFYIAENQDNESIFKLISSYAFKERKNLTQRFHLGESLIGQCALEKKSILLTKVPPDYITINSGLGEAPPLNIIVLPVLFEGEVKAVIELASFQPFSQNHQIFLDQLMASIGVVLNMISASMRTEELLQELQKSNAELEAQAKELEEKASLLEVKNKEVELASVSLEEKAEQLSLISKYKSEFLANMSHELRTPLNSLLVLAKLLSENKDTTLTPKQVEYAQTIYTSGCDLLTLINEILDLSKVESGKMGVTPSDIRLPEVQDYVERTFREMAQQKGLGFNTIRDEALPSAIRTDEQRLQQILKNLLSNAFKFTEKGNVLLRIAPADPEVVFESELLKRSNSIIAFSVTDTGVGIPKNKQKLIFEAFQQADGTTSRKYGGTGLGLTISREIARLLGGEIHVESTPGRGSTFTLYLPESYAGSDVERDYGQDAENENAQSDEIPPGSLNGKKILVVDDDVRNIFAVTSLLESQGVTVLFSENGKEGIELLKNNRDVDLVLMDIMMPELDGYETTRMIRNMEKYKSLPIIALTAKAMKEDREKCIEAGVSDYITKPVDNNRLLSLLRVWMDRKEEGKKQSKSA, encoded by the coding sequence GTGGCTACCAGTTCAATGGAAAAAACGGCAAAGAGCACGCCAGCATCGAAGCAGAAAGCAAAAACAAACCGAGCGGGTTCTGCGAAGAACGGCAGGAGTCAGGCCGGGGGCGGCGGTGAATCGATGTTGGGCACCCTCCTTGAGGCACTCAAGGCAGTAAAAGCGGGAGATTTCTCGGTGCGGATGCCGGTGGTGAAGAACGGTATCATGGGCGAGATTGCAAGAGCGTTCAATGACGTCGTCGACCTGAATGAGGGGATGGCGGAAGAATTTGTCCGCGTCGGAACGATCGTCGGCCAGGAAGGGAAAATGACCGAACGGGCTTCGCTCGGCACCGTCTCAGGCGCCTGGGCAACCAGCATCGATTCGGTGAACACACTGATCGGGGATCTGGTCCGACCGACCACGGAGGTCGGCCGGGTCATCACGGCGGTGGCGCACGGTGATTTGTCTCAGAAGATGGTCCTGGAGATTGAGGGAAAACCGGTCAAAGGAGAGTTCTTACGAATCGGAACGACGGTGAATACCATGGTCGACCAGCTCAGCTCGTTCGCCGCGGAGGTGACCCGGGTCGCGAAAGAGGTGGGGACCGAAGGAAAGCTGGGCGGGCAGGCGGACGTGAAGGGGGTTTCGGGTACCTGGAAAGATCTCACCGACAACGTGAACCAGCTCGCCGGAAACCTGACCTCTCAGGTGCGTAATATCGCGAAGGTGACGACCGCGGTGGCGAAAGGGGACCTCTCCCAGAAGATCACCGTCGATGCGAAAGGCGAGATCTTGGAGCTGAAGAACACGATCAACGTCATGGTCGACCAGCTCAACTCCTTTGCCGCGGAGGTGACCCGTGTGGCGAAAGAGGTGGGGACCGAAGGGAAGCTCGGCGGGCAGGCGGACGTGAAGGGGGTTTCGGGTACCTGGAAAGATCTCACCGACAACGTGAACCAGCTCGCCGGAAACCTGACCTCTCAGGTGCGTAATATCGCGAAGGTGACGACCGCGGTGGCGAAAGGGGACCTCTCCCAGAAGATCACCGTCGATGCGAAGGGCGAAATCTTGGAGCTGAAGAACACGATCAACGTCATGGTCGACCAGCTCAGCTCGTTCGCCGCGGAGGTGACCCGGGTCGCGAAAGAGGTGGGTACCGAAGGGAAGCTCGGTGGGCAGGCGGAGGTGAGAGGGGTCTCCGGAACGTGGAAAGACTTGACCGACAACGTGAATGCGATGGCGGCCAACCTGACCGTGCAGCTGCGGGACGTTTCCAAGGTGGCGACCTCGATTGCAAACGGAGATCTGGGACAGAAGATTACGGTGACGGTGAAAGGGGAGATTCTTCAGATTAAAGACGTGATCAATAAAATGGTCGACCAGCTCAGCTCGTTCGCCTCTGAGGTGACGCGTGTGGCGAAAGAGGTGGGGACCGAAGGGAAACTCGGCGGGCAAGCGGAGGTGAAGGGGGTCTCCGGCACCTGGAAGGGGCTGACGGAGAATGTGAACTTCATGGCGAGCAACCTGACCTCTCAGGTGCGTAACATCGCACAGGTGGCCACGGCGGTGGCGAAAGGGGACCTCTCCCAGAAGATCACCGTCGATGCGAAGGGCGAAATCTTGGAGCTGAAGAACACAATCAACGTCATGGTGGATCAGCTCAACTCCTTCTCCGCGGAGGTGACGCGTGTGGCGAAAGAGGTGGGGACCGAAGGGAAGCTCGGCGGCCAGGCCGACGTGAAGGGGGTCTCCGGCACCTGGAAGGGGCTGACGGAGAATGTGAACTTCATGGCGAGCAACCTGACCTCTCAGGTGCGTAACATCGCACAGGTGGCCACGGCGGTGGCGAAAGGGGACCTCTCCCAGAAGATCACCGTTGATGCGAAAGGCGAGATCTTAGAGCTGAAGAACACAATCAACGTCATGGTCGATCAGCTCAACTCCTTCGCCGCGGAGGTGACGCGCGTCGCCAAAGAGGTGGGGACCGAAGGGAAGCTCGGCGGCCAGGCGGAGGTGAAGGGGGTCTCCGGCACCTGGAAGGGCCTCACCGACAATGTGAACCAGCTCGCGGGCAACCTGACCTCTCAGGTGCGTAATATCGCCAAGGTCACCACGGCCGTCGCGAAGGGGGACCTCTCCCAGAAGATCGAAGTCGACGCGAAAGGGGAAATCCTCGAACTTAAAAATACGATCAACGTCATGGTGGATCAGCTCCGATCGTTCGCCGCGGAGGTGACCCGGGTCGCGAAAGAGGTGGGCACCGAAGGAAAACTCGGCGGTCAGGCGGAGGTGAAAGGGGTCTCCGGGACTTGGAAAGACTTGACCGATAATGTGAACCAGCTCGCGGGCAACCTGACCTCTCAGGTGCGTAACATCGCGAAGGTGACGACCGCGGTGGCGAAAGGAGACTTGTCTCAGAAGATCACCGTCGATGCGAAGGGCGAAATCCTCGAACTTAAAAATACGATCAACGTCATGGTGGATCAGCTTCGGTCGTTCGCCGCGGAGGTGACCCGGGTCGCGAAAGAGGTGGGCACCGAAGGAAAACTCGGCGGTCAGGCGGAGGTGAAAGGGGTCTCCGGGACTTGGAAAGACTTGACCGATAATGTGAACCAGCTCGCGGGCAACCTGACCTCTCAGGTGCGTAACATCGCGAAGGTGACGACCGCGGTGGCGAAAGGGGACCTCTCCCAGAAGATCACCGTCGATGCGAAAGGGGAAATCCTCGAACTTAAAAATACGATCAACGTCATGGTGGATCAGCTCAGCTCCTTCGCCGCGGAGGTGACGCGTGTGGCGAAAGAGGTGGGGACCGAAGGAAAGCTCGGCGGCCAGGCGGAGGTGAAAGGGGTCTCCGGGACGTGGAAGGACTTGACCGACAACGTGAACCAGCTCGCGGGCAACCTGACCTCTCAGGTGCGTAATATTGCGAAGGTGACGACCGCGGTGGCGAAAGGAGACTTGTCTCAGAAGATCACCGTCGATGCGAAGGGGGAGATCCTGGAGCTGAAGAACACGATCAACACCATGGTGGACCAGCTCAACTCCTTCGCGGCGGAGGTGACCCGTGTGGCGAAAGAGGTGGGGACCGAAGGGAAGCTCGGCGGTCAGGCCGATGTGAAAGGGGTCGCTGGAACCTGGAAGGACCTCACCGACAACGTGAACCAGCTCGCGGGCAACCTCACCTCTCAGGTGCGTAACATCGCGAAGGTGACGACGGCCGTCGCGAAAGGAGACTTGTCTCAGAAGATCACCGTCGATGCGAAAGGGGAAATCCTCGAACTTAAAAATACGATCAACGTCATGGTGGACCAGCTCAACTCCTTCTCCGCGGAGGTGACCCGTGTGGCGAAAGAGGTGGGCACCGAAGGAAAGCTCGGCGGCCAGGCGGAGGTGAAAGGGGTCTCCGGAACCTGGAAAGATCTGACCGACAATGTGAATTTCATGGCGAGCAACCTGACCACGCAGGTGCGCGGGATCGTCAAGGTCGTGACCGCGGTCGCAAACGGAGATCTGACCCGGAAATTGGTCGTGGAAGCGAAAGGGGAGATCGCCGCGCTGGCCGACACGATCAACAGCATGACCGATACATTGAGAATCTTCGCCGATCAGGTGACCGACGTCGCCCGGGAGGTGGGAATCGAAGGGAAGCTCGGCGGCCAGGCGAAGGTGCCGGGGGCCGCGGGGACCTGGAAGGACTTGACCGACAACGTGAACCAGCTCGCCGGCAACCTCACCACGCAGGTGCGGGCCATCGCGGAGGTCGCCACCGCCGTGACGAAGGGAGATTTGACCCGATCAATTACGGTCGAGGCGCAAGGAGAGGTCTCTGCCCTCAAAAACAACATCAACCAGATGATCGCGAACCTGAAAGATACGACGCAGAAGAACATGGAGCAGGACTGGCTGAAAACCAACCTCGCCAAGTTCTCCGGAATGATGCAGGGTCAAAAAGATCTGAAGGCGATCTCCCGGTTGATCATGTCGGAGCTGACCCCGCTGATCTCGGCGCACCACGGCGCCTTCTACATTGCGGAGAACCAGGACAACGAATCGATCTTTAAACTGATCAGCAGCTACGCCTTTAAGGAGCGGAAAAATCTCACGCAACGGTTCCACCTCGGAGAGAGCTTGATCGGACAGTGCGCGCTGGAGAAAAAGAGCATCCTTCTGACGAAGGTCCCGCCCGACTACATCACGATCAACTCCGGTCTGGGGGAGGCCCCTCCGCTGAACATCATCGTCTTGCCGGTCCTTTTCGAGGGAGAGGTCAAAGCGGTCATCGAGCTTGCCTCTTTCCAGCCGTTCAGCCAGAACCATCAGATCTTTCTCGATCAGCTGATGGCAAGCATCGGCGTGGTGCTGAACATGATCTCGGCGAGCATGCGGACGGAAGAGCTGCTCCAAGAGCTGCAGAAGTCCAACGCGGAGCTCGAGGCCCAGGCGAAAGAGCTGGAAGAGAAGGCGTCGCTGCTCGAAGTCAAGAACAAGGAGGTCGAGCTGGCGTCGGTCTCTCTGGAGGAAAAAGCGGAACAGCTCTCCCTGATTTCGAAATACAAGTCGGAATTTCTCGCCAATATGTCTCACGAGCTTCGAACCCCGCTCAACAGCCTGCTGGTGCTGGCCAAGCTCCTCTCGGAAAACAAAGACACGACCCTTACTCCGAAGCAGGTCGAGTATGCGCAGACCATCTATACGTCGGGATGTGACCTGTTGACCCTGATCAATGAGATCTTGGATCTCTCCAAGGTCGAATCGGGGAAGATGGGGGTGACCCCGAGCGATATCCGCCTTCCGGAGGTCCAGGACTATGTCGAGCGGACCTTCCGGGAGATGGCGCAGCAGAAGGGGCTTGGTTTTAACACCATCCGGGATGAGGCCTTGCCGAGCGCGATCCGGACCGATGAGCAGCGCCTCCAGCAGATCTTGAAGAACCTTTTGTCGAACGCTTTCAAATTCACTGAAAAAGGAAATGTCCTGCTCCGTATCGCTCCTGCCGATCCGGAGGTGGTTTTTGAGAGCGAGCTCCTCAAACGGTCGAATTCCATCATTGCATTCTCGGTGACCGACACCGGCGTCGGGATCCCCAAGAACAAACAAAAGCTGATCTTCGAAGCCTTCCAGCAGGCCGATGGGACCACCAGCCGGAAATACGGCGGGACCGGTCTGGGGCTGACGATCAGCCGGGAGATCGCGCGGCTGTTGGGAGGGGAAATTCACGTGGAGAGCACCCCCGGCCGGGGAAGCACCTTCACCCTCTACCTGCCGGAGTCGTATGCCGGTTCCGATGTCGAACGCGACTACGGCCAGGACGCGGAGAACGAAAACGCCCAATCGGACGAGATTCCCCCGGGAAGCCTGAACGGAAAGAAGATTCTTGTGGTCGACGATGATGTCCGCAATATCTTCGCGGTGACCAGCCTTCTCGAAAGCCAGGGGGTGACGGTGCTCTTTTCTGAGAACGGCAAGGAAGGGATCGAACTGTTGAAAAACAACAGGGACGTCGATCTCGTTTTGATGGACATCATGATGCCGGAGTTGGACGGATACGAAACGACCCGAATGATTCGAAACATGGAGAAATACAAATCGCTTCCGATTATCGCCCTGACCGCCAAGGCGATGAAGGAGGATCGGGAGAAATGCATCGAAGCGGGTGTCTCCGACTATATCACCAAGCCGGTCGATAATAACCGTCTTCTCTCCCTGCTCCGGGTCTGGATGGATCGGAAAGAAGAGGGAAAGAAACAATCAAAATCGGCTTAG
- a CDS encoding 6-phosphofructokinase — translation MESQKEELHFVTVEGLVAYGEAMTRRTPPEGVTFPPPLPATADRVGLAREAISKVRAFVDRTQERFSDAESYRTARRSLIEEGCGGDLIVFFAAWNAVLAEGGLAPLLRGPIGSVQKPLGRRPVAIVPRTQLTPQLAEGRIVLDLGDDRFWLLPRNLAGRSLLFTMRHGVSRVESKTYRVGCRLANTLESGKGIPKADAVGAALARMVGVVGQQLDFLHLENYLDPKSFKHLISSSPNTRQLFERVAGALISNDQDVQPATVDPALASQDFGWVTGLEKAAEAEEAGRVFGVDAKTAKRLMKNPLYCYPGGNSFFDLYVDVVDGIHRIARSQQGGVASLYTHSSTLRALITYLDPRPFHEAFSEFGEYKEGQDNVVLLAYENGQLSGYSTAVGLSERERTAREAWISVERERAGRVTLRPNQLRQVVALVSGGDFAGAGAALKELRACGDRLGIAVHFVRHGFLGLANNWIEQFTEREMRGMAGVASSPIGSSRFEDFKDEEVQGVVMRNLAPYLENGALVVMGGDGSLRGARVLFEKFGVQVVGLPGTIDDNLAGTTSLGFHSAVALANHSLESLKATSAAMGSIFFVEVMGAGAGHLALACAYQARAEGILVNEHPDPDAYIDQIILGNLKRSMGVPNKSHLFIVAEKTPHRHHPLGGVHGLVDYIAQTIAKWPSARSAQGDYRLTVATKATILGHTLRGAPPTPIDRTLAQHFAYETLHRLVERPESAVGCLLACRVEGAVEAIPLHSITPKPFDWELFSRMHGNINTIRN, via the coding sequence ATGGAATCTCAAAAGGAAGAACTTCATTTCGTCACGGTGGAAGGGCTGGTCGCCTATGGCGAGGCGATGACAAGGCGAACCCCGCCGGAAGGGGTTACCTTTCCGCCCCCCCTCCCCGCAACGGCGGATCGCGTCGGTCTCGCTCGAGAGGCGATCTCCAAAGTAAGGGCCTTTGTCGATCGGACACAAGAGAGATTTTCCGACGCCGAATCATACCGGACGGCGCGTCGGTCCCTGATCGAGGAGGGATGCGGCGGCGATCTCATTGTTTTCTTCGCCGCCTGGAATGCCGTTCTGGCCGAAGGAGGGCTCGCGCCGCTCTTGCGCGGGCCGATCGGTTCGGTTCAGAAACCGCTCGGACGCCGGCCGGTGGCGATCGTCCCGCGGACGCAGCTGACGCCGCAGCTGGCGGAGGGGCGAATCGTCCTCGATCTCGGCGATGACCGCTTCTGGCTCCTCCCGCGCAACCTGGCCGGCCGAAGCCTTTTGTTTACGATGCGGCATGGGGTTTCCCGGGTTGAAAGCAAAACCTATCGGGTCGGCTGCCGGCTGGCCAATACGCTGGAATCAGGAAAAGGAATCCCGAAAGCCGACGCGGTCGGCGCCGCCCTCGCCCGGATGGTGGGGGTGGTCGGCCAACAGCTCGACTTCCTTCACCTGGAAAATTACCTCGACCCGAAGAGTTTTAAACATTTAATCAGCAGCAGCCCGAATACCCGCCAACTCTTTGAGCGGGTCGCCGGAGCGTTGATCTCGAACGATCAGGATGTCCAACCCGCAACGGTCGACCCGGCGCTGGCGTCGCAAGATTTCGGCTGGGTGACCGGTCTGGAGAAAGCCGCCGAGGCGGAAGAGGCCGGCCGGGTGTTCGGGGTCGATGCAAAAACCGCCAAGCGGCTGATGAAAAACCCCCTCTACTGTTATCCCGGCGGAAATTCGTTTTTTGATCTTTATGTCGACGTCGTCGACGGCATCCATCGGATCGCCCGATCCCAGCAGGGGGGGGTTGCCTCGCTCTATACCCACAGCTCGACGCTGCGGGCGCTGATCACTTACCTCGATCCGAGGCCGTTTCACGAAGCCTTCTCGGAGTTCGGCGAATACAAGGAGGGGCAGGACAACGTCGTTCTTCTCGCGTATGAAAACGGACAGCTCTCCGGCTACTCCACCGCGGTCGGCCTCTCCGAACGGGAGCGGACGGCGCGCGAGGCCTGGATCAGCGTCGAGCGGGAACGGGCCGGCCGGGTCACCCTCCGGCCGAATCAACTCCGGCAGGTCGTCGCCCTGGTTTCCGGGGGAGATTTCGCCGGCGCCGGGGCGGCGCTCAAGGAGCTTCGCGCCTGCGGCGACCGTCTCGGGATCGCCGTTCACTTCGTCCGACACGGATTCTTAGGGTTGGCGAACAACTGGATCGAGCAATTCACCGAGCGGGAGATGCGCGGCATGGCCGGCGTAGCCAGCAGCCCGATCGGGAGCAGCCGGTTTGAAGATTTCAAGGATGAAGAGGTCCAAGGAGTCGTGATGCGGAACCTGGCCCCCTACCTCGAAAACGGCGCCCTCGTCGTCATGGGGGGAGACGGGAGTCTCCGGGGAGCCCGTGTTCTTTTTGAGAAGTTCGGCGTACAGGTCGTCGGCCTGCCGGGGACGATCGACGACAACCTTGCCGGCACGACCTCACTCGGCTTTCATTCGGCGGTCGCCCTGGCGAACCACTCGCTCGAATCGCTCAAGGCGACGAGCGCCGCGATGGGAAGCATCTTCTTCGTCGAGGTGATGGGGGCCGGGGCGGGCCATCTCGCGCTCGCCTGCGCTTATCAGGCCCGCGCCGAGGGGATCTTGGTGAACGAACATCCCGACCCGGACGCCTATATCGATCAGATCATCTTGGGAAACCTGAAGCGGTCGATGGGGGTGCCGAACAAGAGCCATCTCTTCATCGTCGCAGAGAAGACCCCGCACCGGCATCACCCGCTCGGCGGGGTCCATGGGCTCGTCGATTACATCGCCCAGACGATCGCGAAGTGGCCCTCCGCGCGGTCGGCGCAGGGGGACTATCGCTTAACGGTGGCGACGAAGGCGACCATCCTCGGCCACACCCTGCGGGGCGCCCCGCCGACGCCGATCGACCGGACGTTGGCGCAGCACTTTGCCTATGAAACGCTCCATCGTCTGGTGGAGCGGCCGGAGAGCGCGGTCGGATGCCTCCTCGCCTGCCGTGTGGAAGGAGCGGTCGAAGCGATCCCGCTCCACAGCATCACCCCCAAGCCGTTCGACTGGGAACTCTTTTCGAGAATGCACGGAAACATCAATACAATTAGGAATTAG
- a CDS encoding DUF1499 domain-containing protein gives MEPTEVEPPRSTGWAFAAQIGLSIAILSALMAIGAGFGARFERWHFRTGFALLQWGAMGGAAAAIVSLIALIGLWRRRGSQRQIVLALLGFTIGITIFAIPVQWMMTARRVPPIHDITTDTENPPAFVAILKVRQGAPNTAEYGGPEIAAQQKSGYPELGPIVLPVSPDQAFERALAAARSMGWQIVDANREEGRIEATDTTFWFGFKDDVVIRITPADQGSRIDVRSVSRVGRSDVGTNARRIENYLKKLEKS, from the coding sequence ATGGAGCCGACAGAAGTTGAACCCCCCCGGTCCACCGGGTGGGCCTTCGCCGCCCAGATCGGTCTCTCCATCGCCATCCTCTCGGCCCTCATGGCGATCGGGGCGGGGTTCGGGGCCCGCTTTGAGCGATGGCATTTCCGGACGGGATTCGCCCTTCTCCAATGGGGGGCGATGGGGGGCGCCGCGGCGGCGATCGTCTCGCTGATCGCCCTCATCGGCCTCTGGCGACGCCGCGGCTCTCAGCGGCAGATCGTCCTCGCCCTGCTCGGCTTTACCATCGGGATCACAATCTTCGCCATCCCGGTGCAGTGGATGATGACGGCGCGGCGCGTTCCGCCGATTCACGACATCACCACCGACACTGAAAACCCGCCGGCATTCGTCGCGATCCTCAAAGTCCGCCAAGGGGCCCCCAATACGGCCGAATACGGCGGTCCCGAGATCGCCGCGCAGCAAAAGAGCGGCTACCCGGAGCTCGGCCCGATTGTCCTCCCGGTCTCCCCGGACCAGGCGTTCGAGCGGGCGCTCGCGGCGGCGCGGTCGATGGGGTGGCAGATCGTCGATGCGAACCGGGAAGAGGGGCGGATCGAGGCGACCGACACGACCTTCTGGTTCGGGTTCAAAGACGACGTCGTGATTCGGATCACGCCGGCCGATCAGGGGAGCCGGATCGACGTCCGATCGGTCTCCCGCGTCGGGAGGAGCGACGTCGGCACCAACGCCCGGCGGATTGAGAATTATCTCAAAAAATTGGAAAAATCGTAG